A stretch of Haemophilus influenzae DNA encodes these proteins:
- the metX gene encoding homoserine O-acetyltransferase MetX, whose protein sequence is MSVQNVVLFDTQPLTLMLGGKLSHINVAYQTYGTLNAEKNNAVLICHALTGDAEPYFDDGRDGWWQNFMGAGLALDTDRYFFISSNVLGGCKGTTGPSSINPQTGKPYGSQFPNIVVQDIVKVQKALLEHLGISHLKAIIGGSFGGMQANQWAIDYPDFMDNIVNLCSSIYFSAEAIGFNHVMRQAVINDPNFNGGDYYEGTPPDQGLSIARMLGMLTYRTDLQLAKAFGRATKSDGSFWGDYFQVESYLSYQGKKFLERFDANSYLHLLRALDMYDPSLGYENVKEALSRIKARYTLVSVTTDQLFKPIDLYKSKQLLEQSGVDLHFYEFPSDYGHDAFLVDYDQFEKRIRDGLAGN, encoded by the coding sequence ATGTCTGTGCAAAATGTAGTGCTTTTTGACACACAGCCTTTAACTCTGATGCTTGGCGGCAAACTTTCCCATATTAATGTCGCGTATCAAACTTATGGCACACTCAATGCCGAAAAAAATAATGCGGTATTAATTTGCCATGCTTTGACTGGCGATGCTGAGCCTTATTTCGATGATGGTCGAGATGGCTGGTGGCAGAATTTTATGGGAGCAGGTTTAGCATTGGATACGGATCGTTATTTTTTTATTAGCTCGAACGTATTAGGTGGGTGTAAGGGAACAACTGGGCCTTCATCAATTAATCCGCAAACGGGTAAACCTTATGGCAGCCAATTTCCTAATATTGTTGTGCAAGATATTGTTAAAGTACAAAAAGCCTTGCTTGAACATCTTGGTATTAGCCATTTAAAAGCCATTATTGGTGGATCTTTTGGCGGTATGCAAGCGAATCAATGGGCGATTGATTATCCTGATTTTATGGATAATATCGTGAATCTTTGCTCATCCATTTATTTTAGTGCTGAAGCCATAGGCTTTAACCATGTTATGCGTCAAGCGGTAATTAATGATCCCAATTTTAACGGCGGCGATTATTATGAGGGGACACCGCCAGATCAAGGGTTATCTATTGCGCGTATGCTAGGTATGCTGACTTACCGCACCGATTTACAACTAGCCAAAGCCTTTGGGCGTGCTACAAAATCAGATGGCAGCTTTTGGGGCGATTACTTTCAAGTGGAATCCTATCTTTCTTACCAAGGCAAAAAATTCTTAGAACGTTTTGATGCCAATAGTTATTTGCATTTGTTACGTGCGTTGGATATGTATGATCCAAGTTTGGGGTATGAGAATGTCAAAGAGGCATTATCACGTATTAAAGCACGCTATACGTTGGTTTCTGTGACAACGGATCAACTTTTTAAACCCATTGATCTTTATAAAAGTAAACAGCTTTTAGAGCAAAGTGGAGTCGATCTACATTTTTATGAATTCCCATCAGATTACGGACACGATGCGTTTTTAGTGGATTATGATCAGTTTGAAAAACGAATTCGAGATGGTTTGGCAGGTAATTAA
- the gyrA gene encoding DNA topoisomerase (ATP-hydrolyzing) subunit A, with the protein MTDSIQSSITPVNIEEELKSSYLDYAMSVIVGRALPDVRDGLKPVHRRVLFSMDREGNTANKKYVKSARVVGDVIGKYHPHGDSAVYDTIVRMAQPFSLRYMLVDGQGNFGSIDGDAPAAMRYTEVRMQKITQALLTDLDKETVNFSPNYDGELMIPDVLPTRIPALLANGSSGIAVGMATNIPPHNLNEVLNGCLAYIDNNEITIDELMQHIPGPDFPTAALINGRKGIEEAYRTGRGKVYVRARATVETNEKGREQIIVSELPYQVNKAKLVEKIAELIREKKIEGISNITDLSNKEGIRIEIDIKRDAVGEVVLNHLYSLTQMQVTFGINMVALDHGQPRLFNLKEIIESFVLHRREVVTRRSIFELRKARERTHILEGLAVARSNIDEMIAIIRNSKNREEAATAISSRSWTLHSDIINLLDVSARPDELEENLGIQGEQYYLSPAQVNAILELRLHRLTGIAFEEVIKEYEELLVKIADLLHILSSAERLMEVIREELEEVKAQFGDDRLTEITAASGDIDLEDLIAQEDVVVTLSHEGYVKYQPLTDYEAQRRGGKGKSATKMKEEDFIEKLLVANTHDTILCFSSRGRLYWLKVYQLPQASRGARGRPIVNILPLQENERITAILPVSAYEEDKFVVMATAGGIVKKIALTEFSRPRSNGIIALNLRDEDELIGVDITDGSNEIMLFSSQGRVVRFAENAVRAMGRLATGVRGIKLALTNDISDDESAVEIEDISDDNAEASLDLNIDKVVSLVVPKGEGEILTATQNGYGKRTQLSEYPTKSRNTKGVISIKVSERNGKVVAATQVEETDQIMLITDAGTLVRTRVSEVSIVGRNTQGVRLIRTADDEHVVSLERVCDADEEDSLEESSSEE; encoded by the coding sequence ATGACGGATTCAATCCAATCATCTATCACCCCTGTCAATATCGAAGAAGAACTTAAATCTTCCTACCTTGACTACGCGATGTCGGTTATCGTTGGGCGTGCATTACCTGACGTTCGAGATGGTTTAAAACCAGTTCACCGCCGCGTACTGTTCTCAATGGATCGCGAAGGCAATACCGCCAATAAAAAATACGTAAAATCAGCGCGTGTTGTGGGTGATGTAATCGGTAAATATCACCCGCATGGTGACTCAGCCGTGTACGATACCATCGTTCGTATGGCACAACCATTCTCACTTCGCTATATGTTGGTTGATGGGCAAGGTAACTTTGGTTCAATTGATGGTGATGCGCCAGCTGCAATGCGTTATACCGAAGTGCGTATGCAAAAAATTACGCAAGCATTGCTCACTGATTTGGATAAAGAAACCGTCAATTTCTCGCCAAACTATGATGGCGAATTAATGATCCCAGATGTATTGCCAACTCGTATTCCAGCACTTTTAGCAAATGGTTCTTCTGGTATTGCGGTGGGGATGGCAACTAACATTCCCCCTCACAACTTAAACGAAGTATTAAATGGTTGTTTGGCTTATATTGACAACAATGAAATTACCATTGATGAATTAATGCAACATATTCCGGGCCCAGACTTTCCAACCGCTGCATTAATTAATGGTCGTAAAGGGATTGAAGAAGCCTATCGCACTGGTCGTGGTAAAGTTTATGTTCGTGCTCGTGCAACCGTAGAAACCAACGAAAAAGGACGCGAGCAAATTATCGTGTCTGAATTGCCATACCAAGTAAATAAAGCAAAATTAGTCGAGAAAATTGCCGAATTAATTCGCGAGAAAAAAATCGAAGGCATCAGCAATATTACTGACCTTTCAAACAAAGAAGGGATCCGTATTGAAATTGATATTAAACGTGATGCAGTGGGGGAAGTGGTATTAAACCATCTTTACTCACTCACTCAAATGCAAGTGACCTTTGGTATCAATATGGTGGCATTGGATCACGGTCAGCCACGTTTATTTAATCTTAAAGAAATCATTGAATCCTTCGTTTTACACCGCCGTGAAGTGGTGACACGTCGTTCTATCTTTGAGCTTCGCAAAGCACGTGAACGTACGCACATTTTGGAAGGTTTAGCGGTTGCTCGTTCTAATATCGATGAAATGATTGCAATTATTCGCAACTCTAAAAACCGTGAAGAGGCCGCAACAGCAATCAGTTCACGTTCTTGGACATTACATAGCGATATTATTAATCTTCTTGATGTTTCCGCTCGTCCTGATGAGTTAGAAGAAAATCTTGGTATTCAAGGTGAACAGTATTACTTATCGCCAGCGCAAGTAAACGCAATTCTAGAACTTCGCTTACACCGTTTAACGGGCATTGCGTTTGAAGAAGTTATAAAAGAATATGAAGAATTATTAGTTAAAATTGCGGATCTTCTTCATATTTTAAGTAGCGCAGAACGTTTAATGGAAGTGATTCGTGAAGAATTAGAAGAAGTGAAAGCACAATTTGGCGATGATCGTTTAACTGAAATTACCGCTGCTTCTGGCGATATTGATTTAGAAGATTTAATCGCACAAGAAGACGTGGTTGTGACGCTTTCTCACGAAGGTTATGTGAAATACCAACCACTGACTGACTATGAAGCACAACGCCGTGGCGGTAAAGGCAAATCTGCAACGAAGATGAAAGAAGAAGATTTCATCGAAAAATTACTGGTGGCAAATACTCACGATACCATCCTCTGCTTCTCTAGCCGTGGTCGTTTATATTGGTTGAAAGTATATCAACTTCCACAAGCAAGCCGTGGTGCACGCGGTCGTCCAATTGTGAATATTCTTCCGTTACAAGAAAACGAACGTATTACTGCAATCTTGCCAGTTTCTGCTTACGAAGAAGATAAATTCGTAGTCATGGCAACTGCTGGCGGTATTGTGAAGAAAATCGCCTTAACCGAATTTAGCCGTCCACGTTCAAACGGTATCATCGCATTGAATTTACGTGACGAAGATGAATTAATCGGCGTGGATATTACTGATGGCAGCAACGAAATTATGTTGTTCTCATCGCAAGGTCGCGTGGTGCGTTTTGCTGAAAATGCCGTGCGTGCAATGGGGCGTTTAGCAACAGGTGTTCGCGGTATCAAACTGGCTTTAACAAACGATATTTCTGACGATGAAAGTGCGGTAGAAATTGAAGATATTTCTGATGACAACGCTGAAGCATCATTAGACTTAAATATCGATAAAGTGGTTTCTCTCGTTGTGCCAAAAGGTGAAGGGGAAATTTTAACAGCAACACAAAACGGCTACGGAAAACGCACACAATTAAGTGAATACCCAACTAAATCACGTAATACAAAAGGTGTGATTTCGATTAAAGTGAGTGAACGCAATGGTAAAGTCGTTGCTGCAACTCAAGTAGAAGAAACAGACCAAATTATGTTGATCACTGATGCAGGAACGCTTGTTCGCACACGCGTAAGCGAAGTGAGCATTGTAGGGCGTAACACGCAAGGTGTTCGCTTAATTCGTACTGCCGATGATGAACACGTAGTAAGTTTAGAACGTGTTTGTGATGCAGATGAAGAAGATTCTTTGGAAGAAAGCAGTTCTGAAGAATAA
- the ycaO gene encoding 30S ribosomal protein S12 methylthiotransferase accessory factor YcaO yields MTEQTFILGKDAALEDSIAKFQQKLTALGFNIEEASWLNPVPNVWSVHIRDKDCPQCFSNGKGASKKAALASALGEYFERLSTNYFFADFYLGQEIANGDFVHYPNEKWFPIEDDALLPNGILDDYLLDYFDPNAELTPELLIDLQSGNYDRGIVAMPYVRQSDEQTVYIPQSIIANLYVSNGMSAGNTKFEARVQGLSEVFERYVKNKIIAEAISLPEIPKSVMDRYPSIQASIAKLEEEGFLIYAFDASLGGKYPVICVVLLNPNNGTCFASFGAHPNFQVALERTVTELLQGRSLKDLDVFSPPSFNNDDVAEHANLETHFIDSSGLISWDLLKKTPDYEFADWDFSGTTQEEYNNLMAIFRADEKEVYVMDYNHLDVYACRIIVPGMSDIYPADDLIYANNNMGMDWREILLDLPNWHHDAETYQELLDELDGQDIDDATRVREFIGIVAPKNSGWTTLRVGELKSMLHLALGELEQALDWANWTLNMNSSVFTTEPVNYYRALISIIELHLDQNREPAQYRAVFEKMYGKDAVKQAWAAVSEGGNPFYNLPASDENLENFKEHQALLGAYGKLQKAKRAHQK; encoded by the coding sequence ATGACAGAACAAACCTTTATTCTCGGCAAAGATGCTGCATTAGAAGATAGTATTGCAAAATTTCAGCAAAAATTGACCGCACTTGGTTTTAATATTGAAGAGGCATCTTGGTTGAATCCTGTGCCAAATGTGTGGTCTGTGCATATTCGCGATAAAGACTGTCCGCAGTGTTTTTCTAATGGTAAAGGGGCAAGTAAAAAAGCGGCGTTAGCCTCTGCCCTTGGCGAATATTTTGAGCGTCTTTCTACTAATTATTTCTTTGCCGATTTCTATTTAGGACAAGAAATTGCAAACGGCGATTTCGTACATTATCCCAATGAAAAATGGTTCCCAATTGAAGACGATGCTTTACTGCCTAATGGCATTTTAGATGATTATTTATTGGATTATTTTGATCCCAATGCCGAGCTTACGCCTGAATTATTAATAGATTTACAGTCTGGCAATTATGATCGTGGGATCGTGGCGATGCCTTATGTTCGTCAATCGGACGAACAAACCGTTTACATTCCACAAAGTATTATTGCCAACCTTTATGTCTCAAATGGCATGTCTGCAGGCAATACGAAATTTGAAGCACGCGTGCAAGGCTTGTCAGAGGTATTTGAGCGTTATGTGAAAAACAAAATTATCGCTGAAGCAATTAGTCTGCCAGAAATTCCAAAATCTGTGATGGATCGCTATCCATCTATTCAGGCTTCCATTGCAAAATTAGAGGAAGAAGGTTTCCTAATTTATGCATTTGATGCTTCACTTGGCGGAAAATACCCTGTTATTTGCGTTGTGCTACTCAATCCGAATAACGGTACTTGCTTTGCCTCTTTTGGTGCGCATCCAAATTTCCAAGTGGCATTAGAACGTACTGTGACGGAGCTTTTACAGGGTCGTAGCTTGAAAGATTTGGATGTTTTCTCTCCGCCCTCTTTCAATAACGATGATGTGGCTGAACACGCTAATTTAGAAACCCACTTTATTGACTCAAGCGGTTTAATTTCTTGGGATTTACTCAAAAAAACGCCTGATTATGAATTTGCTGATTGGGATTTCAGTGGTACCACGCAAGAAGAATACAATAATTTAATGGCGATTTTCCGTGCCGATGAAAAAGAAGTTTACGTAATGGATTACAACCATTTGGATGTCTATGCGTGCCGTATTATTGTGCCAGGTATGTCTGATATTTATCCTGCAGACGATTTAATTTACGCCAATAACAATATGGGAATGGATTGGCGCGAAATTTTACTGGATTTACCAAACTGGCATCACGATGCAGAAACCTATCAAGAATTATTAGATGAATTAGACGGACAAGATATTGACGATGCGACTCGCGTGCGTGAATTTATCGGCATCGTTGCACCTAAAAATAGCGGCTGGACAACTTTACGCGTCGGTGAATTAAAATCTATGCTCCACCTTGCATTAGGCGAATTAGAACAGGCATTAGATTGGGCAAACTGGACGCTGAATATGAACAGTTCCGTATTTACCACAGAACCTGTGAATTATTACCGCGCATTAATTTCCATCATTGAATTACATTTAGATCAAAATCGTGAACCAGCGCAATATCGTGCAGTGTTTGAGAAAATGTATGGTAAAGATGCAGTTAAACAAGCTTGGGCAGCTGTCTCTGAAGGTGGCAATCCGTTCTACAATCTTCCAGCAAGTGATGAAAATTTGGAAAACTTTAAGGAACATCAGGCGTTGTTGGGGGCTTATGGGAAGTTGCAGAAAGCAAAGCGAGCACATCAAAAATAA
- a CDS encoding class I SAM-dependent methyltransferase, with the protein MTIYDINFAELYQQHLIACHHYNLPPTKWDKKAVKMAENLVGKPSAYNQQLLQAMNVQTDETVLDIGCGPGTFAVPLAQQGSTVYALDYSNGMLDCLAQFKQKLGLHNLTTFHKSWTDNWDDVPQADVVLASHSTLVDDLDDMIEKLCAKAKKRVFLTSVTQRHFLDEGVFEAIGREDIGFPTYIYLLNRLYQKGIQANLNFIETESGCFQGEIYEDLLASVEFSLGELSEKEKQGLKAFYDRKQANNELIFHGQKKWALIWWNVDRI; encoded by the coding sequence ATGACTATTTACGACATCAATTTTGCTGAACTGTATCAACAACACTTAATCGCTTGTCATCATTACAACTTACCTCCGACAAAATGGGATAAAAAAGCCGTGAAAATGGCAGAAAATTTGGTCGGTAAGCCTTCAGCATATAATCAGCAATTATTGCAAGCAATGAATGTGCAAACCGATGAAACAGTGTTGGATATTGGCTGTGGGCCTGGTACTTTTGCTGTACCGCTCGCACAACAAGGTTCAACGGTATATGCCTTAGATTATAGTAATGGAATGTTAGATTGCTTGGCGCAGTTCAAACAGAAATTGGGGTTGCATAATCTCACAACATTTCATAAATCTTGGACGGATAATTGGGATGATGTGCCACAAGCTGATGTAGTGTTGGCATCTCATTCAACGTTGGTGGACGATTTGGACGATATGATCGAAAAACTCTGTGCCAAAGCGAAAAAACGTGTGTTTTTGACTTCTGTCACACAACGCCATTTCTTAGATGAGGGCGTATTTGAGGCAATTGGCCGTGAAGATATTGGTTTCCCCACTTATATTTATTTACTCAATCGGTTGTATCAAAAAGGCATTCAGGCAAATTTGAATTTTATTGAAACGGAATCGGGTTGTTTTCAAGGTGAAATCTACGAGGATTTATTAGCCTCGGTGGAATTTTCTTTAGGCGAACTGTCCGAAAAAGAAAAACAAGGTTTGAAAGCCTTTTACGATCGTAAACAAGCCAATAACGAACTAATTTTTCATGGACAGAAAAAATGGGCGTTGATTTGGTGGAATGTGGATCGCATCTAA
- the gloB gene encoding hydroxyacylglutathione hydrolase, whose translation MLFALPALNDNYIWLYQRENLPLIIVDLPETDKLFAWLDKQNATIEAVLLTHEHEDHTQGVSAFKKRYPTVPIYGPQECEKKGATQVVNEGKILTAHYQIDVIPTGGHTKQHVSFLVDNHLFCGDALFSAGCGRVFTGNYAQMFDGLQRLNTLPDETIVCPAHEYTLGNLAFAETVLVEKSAVEKQRIFVETQRAENKPSLPTTLKLEREINPFLQAKTLEEFTALRKAKDIF comes from the coding sequence ATGTTATTTGCTTTACCTGCGCTGAATGATAACTACATTTGGCTTTATCAACGAGAAAATCTGCCGCTTATTATTGTCGATTTGCCTGAAACGGACAAGCTGTTTGCATGGCTAGATAAGCAAAACGCAACGATTGAAGCGGTGTTGCTTACTCACGAACATGAGGATCATACACAAGGTGTGTCGGCATTTAAAAAACGTTATCCAACAGTGCCGATTTATGGGCCGCAAGAATGTGAGAAAAAAGGTGCGACTCAAGTTGTGAACGAAGGGAAGATCCTTACCGCACATTATCAAATTGATGTCATTCCGACGGGGGGACACACTAAACAGCACGTTAGTTTTTTAGTGGATAATCATTTATTTTGCGGTGATGCGTTATTTTCTGCAGGTTGCGGACGTGTTTTTACAGGCAATTATGCGCAGATGTTTGATGGTTTGCAGCGTTTGAATACATTGCCTGACGAGACGATTGTTTGCCCAGCTCATGAATATACCTTGGGGAATTTAGCATTTGCGGAAACTGTGCTGGTGGAAAAAAGTGCGGTAGAAAAACAACGTATTTTTGTTGAAACACAACGGGCTGAAAATAAACCAAGTTTGCCGACAACCTTAAAACTTGAGCGAGAAATTAATCCGTTTTTACAAGCAAAAACACTTGAAGAATTTACCGCACTTCGCAAAGCTAAAGATATTTTCTAA
- the tehB gene encoding SAM-dependent methyltransferase TehB, translating to MKNELICYKQMPVWTKDKLPQMFQEKHNTKVGTWGKLTVLKGKLKFYELTENGDVIAEHIFTPESHIPFVEPQAWHRVEALSDDLECTLGFYCKKEDYFSKKYNMTAIHGDVVDAAKIISPCKVLDLGCGQGRNSLYLSLLGYDVTSWDHNENSIAFLNETKEKENLNISTALYDINAANIQENYDFIVSTVVFMFLNRERVPSIIKNMQEHTNVGGYNLIVAAMSTDDVPCPLPFSFTFAENELKEYYKDWEFLEYNENMGELHKTDENGNRIKMKFATMLARKK from the coding sequence ATGAAAAACGAATTAATCTGCTATAAACAAATGCCAGTGTGGACAAAAGACAAATTGCCACAAATGTTCCAAGAAAAGCACAACACAAAAGTCGGCACTTGGGGAAAATTAACCGTATTAAAAGGTAAGCTTAAATTTTATGAGCTAACAGAAAATGGCGATGTTATTGCCGAGCATATTTTTACCCCAGAAAGCCACATTCCTTTTGTTGAACCTCAAGCATGGCATCGTGTTGAAGCTCTTTCTGATGACCTAGAATGTACCCTAGGTTTCTATTGCAAAAAAGAAGATTATTTCAGTAAAAAATACAACATGACTGCCATTCACGGCGATGTGGTGGATGCAGCAAAAATTATCTCGCCTTGTAAAGTATTAGATTTAGGTTGCGGACAAGGGCGTAATTCACTTTATTTAAGTTTATTAGGCTATGATGTAACCTCTTGGGATCACAATGAAAACAGCATTGCCTTTTTAAATGAAACCAAAGAGAAAGAAAACCTTAATATTTCTACCGCACTTTACGACATTAACGCCGCCAACATTCAAGAAAACTATGATTTTATTGTTTCAACGGTGGTGTTTATGTTCTTAAATCGTGAACGTGTGCCGTCAATCATCAAAAATATGCAAGAACATACCAATGTTGGCGGATATAATTTAATCGTTGCCGCAATGTCCACAGATGATGTGCCTTGCCCACTTCCATTCTCATTCACTTTTGCTGAAAACGAATTGAAAGAATATTACAAAGATTGGGAATTCTTAGAATATAACGAAAATATGGGCGAATTACACAAAACCGATGAAAACGGCAATCGCATTAAAATGAAATTTGCCACCATGTTAGCGAGAAAGAAATAA
- the metG gene encoding methionine--tRNA ligase, which produces MTTQPRKILVTCALPYANGAIHLGHMLEHIQADIWVRFQRMRGNKIHFVCADDAHGTPIMLNADKLGITPEELIAKAKADHIRDFAGFNISFDNYHSTHSEENKQLTAEIYNKLKANGFIKSKVISQLFDPEKNMFLPDRFVKGTCPKCKAEDQYGDNCEVCASTYSPMDLINPRSAVSGTTPIVKESEHFFFDLPAFEGMLKEWTRSGSLQSEIANKMQEWFESGLQQWDISRDAPYFGFEIPGAKDKFFYVWLDAPIGYMASFKNLCEREGIDFNEFWAEGSDAELYHFIGKDIVYFHSLFWPAMLEGSGYRKPTNVFAHGYVTVDGAKMSKSRGTFIQASTYLNHIDPECLRYYYAAKLNDRIEDLDFNLEDFVQRVNTDIVNKLVNLASRNAGFIAKRFEGKLSDKLEDEALFAEFTAQAEQIAAYYESREYNKAIREIMALTDKANKYIDEKAPWVIAKEEGKEAELQAVCSMGIELFRVLMSYLKPVLPKLAERAEAFLQAELRWDNIHQPLLGHTLAPFKALFSRLEKKQIDAVVEETKALFAAANKAAEKTEAKPTALSAVKPIAETITIDDLAKLDMRVAKVLKCEAVPESNKLLRFELDLGDHTRQVFSGIKAAYNKPEELEGRFVIMVANLAPRKMKFGVSEGMILSAGTGGSDLFLLSADNGVTAGMQVK; this is translated from the coding sequence ATGACAACTCAACCCCGTAAAATTTTAGTCACTTGCGCCTTGCCTTATGCCAATGGGGCAATTCATTTAGGCCATATGTTAGAACATATCCAAGCGGATATTTGGGTGCGTTTTCAACGTATGCGTGGCAATAAAATCCATTTTGTCTGTGCGGACGATGCGCACGGCACGCCGATTATGTTGAATGCTGATAAACTTGGCATTACACCTGAAGAATTAATTGCTAAAGCAAAAGCCGATCACATTCGTGATTTTGCAGGTTTCAATATTAGTTTTGATAACTATCATTCCACTCACAGCGAAGAAAACAAACAGCTCACTGCAGAAATTTACAATAAACTCAAAGCCAATGGCTTTATTAAGAGTAAAGTTATTTCTCAGTTATTCGACCCTGAAAAAAATATGTTCTTGCCCGATCGTTTTGTGAAAGGCACTTGCCCGAAATGTAAAGCAGAAGATCAATATGGCGATAACTGCGAAGTTTGTGCTTCTACTTACAGCCCAATGGATTTAATTAATCCTCGTTCAGCTGTTTCTGGCACAACACCTATCGTAAAAGAATCTGAACACTTTTTCTTTGACTTGCCTGCATTTGAAGGGATGTTAAAAGAATGGACTCGTTCTGGCTCACTTCAATCTGAAATTGCGAACAAAATGCAAGAATGGTTTGAGAGCGGTTTACAACAATGGGATATTTCACGTGATGCACCTTATTTCGGTTTTGAAATTCCCGGCGCAAAAGATAAATTCTTCTATGTTTGGTTAGATGCGCCAATCGGCTATATGGCTTCATTCAAAAATCTATGTGAGCGTGAAGGCATTGATTTCAACGAATTTTGGGCTGAAGGCAGTGATGCGGAGCTTTATCATTTCATCGGTAAAGATATCGTTTATTTCCACAGTCTATTCTGGCCTGCAATGCTTGAAGGCAGCGGCTATCGTAAACCGACTAATGTGTTCGCTCATGGCTATGTAACGGTGGATGGGGCGAAGATGTCAAAATCTCGCGGCACATTCATTCAAGCCAGCACTTATTTGAATCATATCGATCCTGAATGTTTGCGTTATTACTATGCAGCAAAATTAAATGATCGCATTGAAGATTTAGACTTTAACCTTGAAGATTTCGTACAACGTGTAAATACAGATATCGTAAACAAATTAGTGAATTTAGCTTCACGCAATGCAGGTTTTATTGCGAAACGCTTTGAAGGCAAACTTTCGGATAAACTGGAAGACGAAGCATTATTTGCAGAATTTACCGCTCAAGCCGAGCAAATCGCTGCTTATTACGAAAGCCGTGAATACAATAAAGCCATTCGTGAAATTATGGCATTAACGGATAAAGCCAATAAATACATTGATGAAAAAGCCCCTTGGGTGATTGCAAAAGAAGAAGGCAAAGAGGCAGAATTGCAAGCCGTATGTTCAATGGGTATTGAGCTTTTCCGCGTATTGATGTCTTACTTAAAACCTGTTCTTCCAAAACTGGCAGAACGTGCAGAAGCCTTCTTACAAGCTGAATTACGTTGGGATAATATTCATCAACCATTACTTGGTCATACCCTTGCACCGTTTAAAGCCTTATTCTCTCGTTTAGAGAAAAAACAAATTGATGCCGTAGTGGAAGAAACTAAAGCCTTATTTGCCGCAGCCAATAAAGCAGCAGAAAAAACAGAAGCAAAACCAACCGCACTTTCTGCCGTTAAACCTATTGCTGAAACCATCACGATTGATGATCTCGCTAAACTTGATATGCGTGTAGCAAAAGTACTGAAATGCGAAGCAGTGCCAGAATCTAATAAACTTTTACGTTTTGAATTGGATCTTGGCGATCATACTCGTCAAGTCTTCTCTGGCATTAAAGCGGCTTACAATAAACCTGAAGAATTAGAAGGTCGTTTTGTGATTATGGTGGCAAACCTTGCACCACGTAAAATGAAATTCGGCGTGTCTGAGGGAATGATTCTATCCGCAGGAACAGGCGGTAGTGATTTATTCTTGTTATCTGCCGATAATGGTGTCACCGCAGGTATGCAAGTAAAATAA